One part of the Glycine soja cultivar W05 chromosome 11, ASM419377v2, whole genome shotgun sequence genome encodes these proteins:
- the LOC114373014 gene encoding uncharacterized protein LOC114373014, whose amino-acid sequence MLHSVLLIANEVVEEAKRCHKPCIVFKVDYEKAYDSVSWEFLTYMMSRMGFCSKWIKWIEGCLKSAYVSVLVNEALNGLMSQAQAQRLYKGFLVGSNKVEISTLQYVDDTIFFREATMENVRAIKAMLRAFELHQGELWGRVLESKYGGWRNLDDALRVSRESIWWRDLKLVTQHPQHGHILNNSTLWKVNCGDKFEFWEDNWLGGAGSLLDKYLRLYTISSQQNQIIQHMGTVKDSGWEWEFRWRRTMFDNELDMAISFLKDVESHNIQQQERDQWVWMADSNGQYSIRSAYNVLREDIAEEIHDGAYEELWKLKVPTKIATFAWRLFRDRLPTKTNL is encoded by the exons ATGCTACATAGCGTGTTGTTGATTGCAAATGAGGTGGTTGAAGAAGCCAAACGATGTCACAAGCCATGCATTGTATTCAAGGTTGACTATGAGAAGGCGTATGATTCAGTATCTTGGGAGTTCCTCACTTATATGATGAGTAGGATGGGATTTTGCAGCAAATGGATCAAATGGATTGAGGGGTGCCTAAAATCAGCATATGTTTCAGTCTTGGTGAATG AGGCACTAAATGGCCTCATGTCACAAGCTCAGGCACAAAGGCTATATAAGGGATTTTTAGTTGGCTCTAACAAGGTGGAAATTAGTACCCTTCAGTATGTAGACGACACAATCTTCTTTAGGGAGGCAACAATGGAAAATGTTAGAGCAATTAAAGCAATGTTGAGGGCCTTTGAACTT CATCAGGGGGAGTTGTGGGGCAGGGTACTGGAATCAAAATACGGGGGTTGGAGGAATCTAGATGATGCACTGAGAGTCAGTAGGGAATCAATATGGTGGAGGGACTTAAAGTTGGTGACTCAACACCCGCAACATGGGCATATATTGAACAATTCAACATTATGGAAGGTCAACTGTGGGGATAAGTTCGAATTCTGGGAGGACAATTGGTTGGGTGGAGCGGGCTCTTTACTAGACAAGTATCTTAGGCTGTATACCATTTCTtctcaacaaaatcaaattatacaGCACATGGGAACTGTCAAAGACTCAGGGTGGGAATGGGAGTTCAGGTGGAGGAGAACAATGTTTGATAATGAATTAGACATGGCCATATCATTTCTAAAAGATGTGGAGAGCCATAATATTCAACAACAAGAGAGAGATCAATGGGTGTGGATGGCCGATTCCAATGGGCAGTACTCGATTAGAAGTGCCTATAATGTGCTGAGAGAGGATATAGCAGAAGAGATACATGATGGAGCTTATGAGGAATTGTGGAAGCTCAAGGTTCCAACAAAAATTGCTACATTTGCATGGAGATTATTCAGAGACAGGTTACCAACCAAGACAAATCTGTAA